One Gossypium raimondii isolate GPD5lz chromosome 3, ASM2569854v1, whole genome shotgun sequence genomic window carries:
- the LOC105797109 gene encoding ACT domain-containing protein ACR3 isoform X1 — MAKVCWPYFDPEYENLSVRINPPRVSVDNTSCSDCTLIKVDSVNKPGILLEVVQILSDLDFIITKAYVSSDGGWFMDVFHVTDQQGKKITDGKTIDYIERVLGPKGHTTDGMKDCPGKRVGVHSFGNHTAIELIGRDRPGLLSEISAVLANLHFNVTVAEVWTHNRRIACVLYVNDNTTSGSVDDPNRLSIMEEQLKHIMRGCEDDDNVARTSFSMGFTHIDRRLHQMLFADRDYEGGGVTTEVDYPPSFKPKITVERCEEKGYSVVTVRCKDRAKLMFDIVCTLTDMQYVVFHANISSNGPYASQEYFIRHMDGCTLDTEGEKERVVKCLEAAIHRRVSEGLSLELCAKDRVGLLSEVTRILRENGLSVRRAGVSTVGEKAVNVFYVRDAYGNPVDAKTIEALRKEIGQTMMLNVKKDPSSTKAREAETSGWAKTSFFFGNLLEKFLA, encoded by the exons ATGGCTAAAGTTTGTTGGCCATACTTTGATCCCGAGTATGAGAACCTGAGTGTCAGAATAAATCCTCCAAG GGTGTCCGTCGATAACACGAGTTGCAGTGACTGTACTCTTATAAAG GTTGACAGCGTGAATAAACCCGGAATATTGCTGGAAGTTGTGCAAATACTATCGGACCTTGACTTCATTATTACCAAAGCTTATGTCTCCTCTGATGGTGGATGGTTCATGGATG TGTTTCACGTCACGGATCAACAAGGAAAAAAGATCACCGATGGAAAAACCATTGATTACATAGAGAGG gTTCTAGGACCTAAGGGCCACACTACAGATGGGATGAAAGACTGCCCTGGCAAACGTGTCGGGGTGCACTCTTTTGGTAATCACACTGCAATCGAACTCATTGGAAGGGACAGGCCTGGTCTCTTATCAGAGATCTCGGCTGTCCTTGCCAACCTTCACTTCAATGTTACTGTTGCGGAAGTATGGACGCATAATAGACGAATAGCATGTGTTCTCTATGTCAATGATAATACCACGAGTGGGTCTGTGGATGATCCCAACAGACTGTCTATTATGGAGGAGCAGCTTAAGCACATCATGCGTGGTTGTGAGGACGATGACAATGTGGCTCGTACCAGCTTCTCCATGGGATTCACTCATATTGATCGCCGGCTTCATCAAATGCTGTTTGCTGATAGGGATTACGAAGGCGGTGGAGTGACAACTGAGGTTGACTATCCTCCATCCTTCAAACCAAAGATCACAGTTGAGCGCTGTGAGGAGAAAGGATACTCGGTTGTTACTGTCCGGTGCAAAGATCGAGCTAAGCTCATGTTTGACATTGTCTGCACGCTCACGGACATGCAATATGTAGTTTTTCATGCTAACATCTCATCCAACGGTCCTTATGCTTCACAG GAATATTTTATTCGCCACATGGATGGCTGCACACTTGATACTGAAGGAGAGAAAGAAAGGGTTGTTAAATGTCTCGAAGCCGCCATTCATAGAAGAGTGAGTGAG GGTTTAAGCCTGGAGCTTTGCGCAAAGGACAGAGTTGGGTTGTTGTCCGAAGTAACAAGGATTCTCCGAGAGAACGGATTGTCCGTTAGAAGAGCAGGGGTGTCAACAGTTGGGGAGAAAGCAGTGAATGTTTTCTATGTTAGAGATGCTTACGGTAATCCTGTAGATGCAAAGACAATCGAAGCACTTCGCAAAGAAATCGGACAGACAATGATGCTAAACGTAAAGAAGGATCCATCAAGTACGAAAGCACGGGAGGCAGAGACCAGCGGATGGGCTAAAACAAGCTTCTTCTTTGGGAATTTATTGGAAAAGTTCTTGGCTTGA
- the LOC105797110 gene encoding PTI1-like tyrosine-protein kinase 1 produces the protein MEGNTTPHTPSYVVIAFDATKDHNEREFRIIINHIRVRGDILRGGDTLLMLGVLHRVTHPMGYQSKPCPESFGTSLRAMEEELSNKVDSYVNLLHQSAEECEEQGVSIGVKITAGVPIKNVVLQEVVASKPAWVVLDRHLRRDLKLYLKQIPCKVALVQDSLNVDVLRNHTISEPDIGDQKVYSMSKYKSVPPSNFHFTENIDPSETSSRRYSLSTSYLESSKSGLFTPSSTLKSEEHNFLSDFGPSSKLEISDTYTKGGSMLFDTPNIIQKQQRYGFRNKSTGSPLLCVACGLRTELYIEDSKAFTYTEIQQATEDFSKKNLLGEGGYGHVYKGKLKDGQLIAAKVRKQESTQGFAEFNSEVSVLSFARHKNIVMLLGYCCKENLNILVYEYICNKSLYWHLFENTENVLDWHQRRAIAIGTAKGLRFLHEECRGGPIIHRDMRPGNILLTHDLVPMLGDFGLARWKINDETLQTKVLGTFGYLAPEYAENGFVSVRTDVYAFGIVLLQLISGRKVIDYKSEGQQVSLRQWAEPLIEKLALHELIDPRIEESYDTYQLYLMAKTAYLCVQMNPEMRPSMAEVLRLLEGEADHFHQLKEKAVPQFTKR, from the exons ATGGAGGGCAATACAACTCCTCATACACCGTCTTATGTGGTTATCGCATTCGATGCAACTAAGGATCATAATGAACGTGAGTTTAGAATTATCATCAATCATATACGAGTTAGAGGAGACATTCTGCGTGGTGGGGATACGCTTCTTATGCTTGGAGTTTTGCATAGAGTCACTCACCCTA TGGGTTACCAAAGCAAACCATGTCCAGAATCTTTTGGAACAAGCCTTCGTGCCATGGAGGAAGAACTCTCAAACAAGGTTGATTCATATGTTAATTTGCTCCACCAAAGTGCTGAAGAATGTGAAGAGCAAGGG GTGAGCATTGGAGTTAAAATTACAGCTGGGGTTCCCATAAAGAATGTTGTTCTACAAGAAGTGGTTGCCTCAAAGCCAGCATGGGTTGTACTTGATAG ACACCTCAGACGGGATTTGAAGTTATACCTTAAACAGATACCTTGTAAAGTTGCATTAGTTCAAGACAGCTTGAACGTTGATGTTTTGAGAAACCATACAATAAGTGAACCAGATATTGGAGACCAAAAGGTGTACTCCATGTCCAAGTACAAGTCTGTACCTCCATCCAACTTTCACTTTACTGAAAATATCGATCCTTCGGAAACCTCATCAAGAAGATACTCCTTGTCCACGAGTTACTTGGAAAGCTCCAAGAGTGGCCTCTTCACCCCTTCATCTACATTGAAATCAGAAGAGCATAACTTTTTATCTGATTTTGGTCCTTCTTCTAAGCTGGAAATATCGG ATACATATACCAAAGGAGGAAGTATGCTATTTGACACACCAAATATTATCCAAAAGCAGCAAAGGTATGGCTTCCGCAACAAATCCACAGGATCACCTCTTCTTTGTGTTGCTTGTGGACTAAGGACTGAACTGTATATCGAAGATTCAAAGGCATTCACTTACACTGAGATTCAACAAGCCACTGAAGACTTTTCAAAGAAGAACTTGTTAGGGGAAGGTGGATATGGTCATGTATACAAGGGTAAGCTCAAAGATGGACAGCTGATTGCAGCAAAGGTCCGGAAACAAGAAAGTACACAAGGATTTGCCGAGTTCAATTCCGAGGTATCTGTCTTAAGTTTCGCACGTCATAAGAACATTGTGATGCTGCTGGGTTATTGTTGCAAGGAGAACCTCAACATTTTGGTTTACGAGTATATATGCAACAAGTCCCTTTACTGGCATTTATTTG AGAATACAGAAAATGTTCTTGATTGGCATCAAAGACGTGCTATTGCAATTGGCACTGCAAAGGGTTTACGTTTTCTGCATGAAGAATGCCGTGGTGGTCCTATTATTCATAGGGACATGCGTCCAGGCAACATACTTCTCACACATGACTTAGTCCCTATG CTAGGTGACTTTGGTCTAGCCAGATGGAAGATAAATGATGAAACACTACAGACAAAAGTTCTTGGAACATTTGG ATACCTTGCTCCAGAGTATGCAGAGAATGGGTTTGTTTCAGTGAGGACAGATGTGTATGCATTTGGGATAGTTCTCCTACAACTAATATCAGGTCGCAAAGTAATTGACTACAAAAGCGAAGGACAGCAAGTATCTTTGAGACAATGG GCAGAACCACTGATCGAAAAGTTAGCACTACATGAGCTCATTGATCCTCGTATTGAAGAGTCATATGACACCTATCAACTCTACCTTATGGCTAAGACAGCTTACTTATGCGTGCAAATGAACCCTGAAATGAGGCCATCAATGGCGGAG GTATTGCGCCTTCTGGAAGGAGAAGCCGATCATTTCCACCAATTGAAGGAAAAGGCAGTTCCTCAATTTACAAAACGATGA
- the LOC105797109 gene encoding ACT domain-containing protein ACR3 isoform X2, producing MDVFHVTDQQGKKITDGKTIDYIERVLGPKGHTTDGMKDCPGKRVGVHSFGNHTAIELIGRDRPGLLSEISAVLANLHFNVTVAEVWTHNRRIACVLYVNDNTTSGSVDDPNRLSIMEEQLKHIMRGCEDDDNVARTSFSMGFTHIDRRLHQMLFADRDYEGGGVTTEVDYPPSFKPKITVERCEEKGYSVVTVRCKDRAKLMFDIVCTLTDMQYVVFHANISSNGPYASQEYFIRHMDGCTLDTEGEKERVVKCLEAAIHRRVSEGLSLELCAKDRVGLLSEVTRILRENGLSVRRAGVSTVGEKAVNVFYVRDAYGNPVDAKTIEALRKEIGQTMMLNVKKDPSSTKAREAETSGWAKTSFFFGNLLEKFLA from the exons ATGGATG TGTTTCACGTCACGGATCAACAAGGAAAAAAGATCACCGATGGAAAAACCATTGATTACATAGAGAGG gTTCTAGGACCTAAGGGCCACACTACAGATGGGATGAAAGACTGCCCTGGCAAACGTGTCGGGGTGCACTCTTTTGGTAATCACACTGCAATCGAACTCATTGGAAGGGACAGGCCTGGTCTCTTATCAGAGATCTCGGCTGTCCTTGCCAACCTTCACTTCAATGTTACTGTTGCGGAAGTATGGACGCATAATAGACGAATAGCATGTGTTCTCTATGTCAATGATAATACCACGAGTGGGTCTGTGGATGATCCCAACAGACTGTCTATTATGGAGGAGCAGCTTAAGCACATCATGCGTGGTTGTGAGGACGATGACAATGTGGCTCGTACCAGCTTCTCCATGGGATTCACTCATATTGATCGCCGGCTTCATCAAATGCTGTTTGCTGATAGGGATTACGAAGGCGGTGGAGTGACAACTGAGGTTGACTATCCTCCATCCTTCAAACCAAAGATCACAGTTGAGCGCTGTGAGGAGAAAGGATACTCGGTTGTTACTGTCCGGTGCAAAGATCGAGCTAAGCTCATGTTTGACATTGTCTGCACGCTCACGGACATGCAATATGTAGTTTTTCATGCTAACATCTCATCCAACGGTCCTTATGCTTCACAG GAATATTTTATTCGCCACATGGATGGCTGCACACTTGATACTGAAGGAGAGAAAGAAAGGGTTGTTAAATGTCTCGAAGCCGCCATTCATAGAAGAGTGAGTGAG GGTTTAAGCCTGGAGCTTTGCGCAAAGGACAGAGTTGGGTTGTTGTCCGAAGTAACAAGGATTCTCCGAGAGAACGGATTGTCCGTTAGAAGAGCAGGGGTGTCAACAGTTGGGGAGAAAGCAGTGAATGTTTTCTATGTTAGAGATGCTTACGGTAATCCTGTAGATGCAAAGACAATCGAAGCACTTCGCAAAGAAATCGGACAGACAATGATGCTAAACGTAAAGAAGGATCCATCAAGTACGAAAGCACGGGAGGCAGAGACCAGCGGATGGGCTAAAACAAGCTTCTTCTTTGGGAATTTATTGGAAAAGTTCTTGGCTTGA